ACTTactgatttttgtttttgttttttgtgggGTTAATGTCATTTTACTTATAATCCAAGTAAGCTTTATTAAGATATGTGAACTAGCTAACTAGaaacatatttaaaattattgaaCTCAATTCCATTAAGTAATGGATAATCATATATCTTTACATTAATGGTCATGTGCTACTCATATGTGTATCACGGGTGCATGCATGGTTACTAGTCATATTCTACAATGACATCACGTTTGCTAGGTCTCAGgaagatgaaaatgaaatgtctctctctgtttctatCAAGTTCTACGAATTTCCAGAAGAGTTTGCACTGGGTTTTGTTTTCGAAGTTCAAATCGTGTGAAAAATGTTCTGTCTAATCAGAATGCCAagagaaaggaaggaaaatacgtacaaaaaaaaagaaagttataGTAAAATTGCAAAAGTAAACAGTTTATAGTCTGTCTTGACACAGAATTAATTCACTGTTTTCgtccaaaaaaacaaaaaataattaattcaatgaaataaaatgatgTGCACTGTGAGCCAAAACTAAGACATATCTTTTGTCAAAAAAGACTGTTCCCTTTGATGATCAATCTTCTGGctatcctctctctctctcctactACAATTCAAACTTCCCGGCCAAACTAGCTACCACCCCCTCTTGATTCAGTGACGTTTCGGAGAGAGTGTAGGCTTTTGACGTACAAGTTATTCAAATTGACGAAAACTGAACATACGATAAAAAATGataacaaattaaatttacaaaattaaaccACGATGGCTACCGATTACCGTAAACTACAAGGATCATTTGTGGTTTTTGGTCAATACAAGTTATACAATATACATGTATGCATCTTTGACAAACCCAGCATATCTTAAATATTAATCATATACTTTTTGTTCGTCTTAAATTTTAGGTAAACCAAAAGAATTTTTGTGTCTCTCTTCGAGCAATAAGAAGCAATCAGATTTCATCATTAATTTGGGCGGTTGTTAAGTATAACTTATCTTTCACAAATCATAATTAGAGGCAAATTAACATGACGAGCTTTCACACTAAATCAGAAATATGTGCATATGTAACCCGTTATGCACGACAATCCCTTTTGGAAATGTCCCATGGTATAGTTAATATTCTATTCAATTTTTAAGGGGCTATAATTGCCAAAGAGTTAAAATTGTGTTGGATTTTCTATGAtatgatttgttttgttgctgTAATTGATAACGtacattaaaatttaatttcgtAACACGTTATGATGATACGTGTCGTATTCGTATATGGCAAGATCAAGAATGCGGATGTTTACAAGTGGCAGTTGAAGATGTTGACCGATACTTAGCTTAATTATGTGAGGCAGTCGTTTTACTTTTTAGTTTCTACTATCCGGGGTCTGATTTAGAACTTGATGTATGTCTGATTTAGAAAGGTAAACATTGATCACTAGGCCGGAAATACGGATGAGTTTTTTGGCCTGAAGTGGTGGTCCACTAGCACATCTAAACTTATCATTTTTGGGGGATTTAAGTCATAATGATTTAGACATCTCAAAATGGGCCATGATTTATCAACTAATGAGGCATGGTTTTGGGTGCTCTGAGGTTTTCCACAGCGCGATTCACACTGCTAATGGATGAATGAAAtgaatatattatttgatGAAAATGAACGAGTGGGaaaatatcaaatcaaatcccacaGGGCACAGGCCACAGGCattgaattaattattaaaataatgatGATGTTATCATGATGCTAAAACACGCAATCTAGCTACTTAGCTCCTAATCCTGTAATCTTATCTTAGTTTTGAAGTATATTAACTAAACACAACACCATTTAACACATTGCATTTCCATAAAATAtttggaagagaaaaaagaggttGAAATGGTGAGATGAAACAGTCAATTGCTCGAATGTCTAAACCTCGACAGCTACTTGAAATGTATAAGGTCCTGCATCAAATCTTTCACCTTTCACACGGACAGACTGACCAATTGTTATGTGAAGCCTCAAACATACACTTTGCTATACACTAATGAATCATCATTCGCGTTGAATAAAGAATTAGGTGGCCAGCTAGCTGTGCTAGCTTTAACCCTAAAGACAAATAGAAACTCCCAAAACAAGCTCGGTTTGTTTTCTAAGCACCatcaatttgaattaaaattcaagggataaaatttcaataaattaTTTAGTTAAATATGTACCTATCCGGGTCACtattttttggcttaaaaatattaaatgatAAGATACGGTTAAGATGGATGTATTTTTAAGTACcgtttataacaaaatttctgCCAACAAAATCTAGCACATTAGAAAGGGACTTAGTACTTACtactaaaaaaaagaagatgaatgaGGCATGCCATCATGAAGTGTTTTTCCTGATTAATTTTGTGAATCAAACAAAGTATACTGGACCCAAATGTTAAGTGTGACTAGTTCGAGGAAAGTCCACAATTGCAGCATATGTTTTTTGTCTTGCAGCCATGGTAGAACTTTTCGGAACattcatttaaaatttgttCAAATTCGTGCACACCATTTATTATTGAGCTTGCTTGTTCTTTTATAAGTGTGATACATATTTGCAAAAGTTGAGTTCATTTCTTGCAAGTTACAATATAGTTACTCAATTGCAGGAAATTGAGATAACCAATTTAAATTCTGCTAACTAACTGCTTGCAATTAACTTAATtatacatctctctctctctctctaaaagtCTTGACTTCAAGTCCTATCATTCGTATAATATGCgtgtgaatttaatatattatcgtcactttcaataaaaaatgttCTTAAAACAAAGTTATTTCAACCTTCttattctttaaataaaaaagaaaaatgatactTTTCAATCATATACGGAAGcttcataatatttttttttctctgttaATTTCATTAATTCTAGAAGTATTCAATTGCTTTACTTCAGACAAAGTCAAATTAAAGCAATTTtagcaaaaataaattaaaagctacctactctcttttttgtttgtttattttatattttattttatatcgAATCGAAGTCGGCTGCAAAGAGGCGAAGAATGCCTTTATACCGCTTTGACTAATTGAACTAAACTCATGTACACATAGCAGATAATATCCCTCATCACCGTTTATAAAGAAGGAATGTCAGTACGTATCTATACGTCAAAGCAGTTTAGAAATCCATATCTCCCAGTCTTTTCCCACAGTCTTCTGGTTTTACGTTTACTCATTCAGAGACAATAGTCCAACttccatccataccacaaaacataaaatattattaaaacaaaaataaaagacaaacccttttcaatttattcaattCATTTAAATTCTAAATCCTAAATCGCGTGACTAAATTCAACAGCAGCACACAAACTTTGTATATAAAAGGCCCCATAATATCTCATCCAACTTAGCAACATTTTGAGTTGCACACAACACCAAACTACTCTACGCACCCAAAAAACACAAGCCACATGGATTCTCTTCTCCAAGCCTTGCAACCCCTACAACCCATGACACCCTTCTTCATCATCCCATTCCTCTTCCTCTCCGGCCTAGTCTTCCTATACCGGTCCCGAAGACGCTCCCCCTACCCACCGGGCCCCACAGGCCTCCCCATCATCGGCAACATGCTGATGATGGACCAAATAACCCACCGAGGCCTTGCCAAACTGGCCAAGCAATATGGCGGCATCTTCCACCTCCGCATGGGGTTCCTCCACATGGTAGGCATTTCAAACCCTGACGTGGCTCGCCAGGTCCTCCAAGTCCAGGACAACATCTTCTCCAACCGCCCCGCCACCATCGCCATCAGCTACCTCACCTACGACCGCGCTGACATGGCTTTCGCCCACTACGGTCCCTTTTGGCGCCAGATGCGTAAGCTCTGCGTGATGAAGCTCTTCAGCCGGAAGCGCGCAGAGTCCTGGGACGCCGTGAGGGACGAGGTGGACACGGCGGTCCGTACCGTGGCGGTTCAGGCCGGTTCGGCTGTGAATATCGGGGAGCTGGTTTTTTCGTTGACGAAGAATATTATTTATCGGGCGGCCTTCGGGACGAGCTCGGAGGAAGGGCAGGATGAGTTTATTGGGATATTGCAGGAATTTTCGAAGTTGTTCGGGGCTTTTAATATTGCGGATTTTCTTCCTTGCCTTGGTTGGGTTGACCCTCAGGGGCTCAACAACAGGCTGGCTAGGGCTCGTCAGTCGTTGGATAGATTTATCGACAGCATCATAGACGACCACatacagaagaagaagaagagtgagGGATCGAATGGCGGTGAAACTGATATGGTCGATGAATTGTTGGCTTTTTACAGTGATGAAGCCAAAGTAAATGAGTCTGACGACAATTTGCAAAACGCCATCAACCTTACTAGAGATAACATCAAGGCCATCATCATGGTAAATTATTGCGCCTTCTATACcatataaaaacacaattaatttggaaaaatctgaaaatgTTTACGTATTATGTTGTTAGACTGTAAGTTTCTATcagataatattattttgaattGATTACGAATCAGATTCACATTCTAACAACGCAACATATCACTAATTTACTAAACTAAATAAATGAACTAATTGATTGACACGTGTTGCATGCAGGATGTTATGTTTGGCGGGACAGAGACGGTGGCATCGGCGATAGAGTGGGCCATGGCAGAGCTAATGAGGAACCCAGAGGAGCTAAAGAGGGTCCAACAAGAACTTGCTGACGTGGTGGGTCTTGATCGCCGACCTGAAGAGGGAGACTTTGAGAAGTTGACTTACCTAAAATGTGCACTTAAAGAAACACTGCGGCTCCACCCTCCGATTCCACTGCTCCTCCACGAGACGGCGGAGGACGCGGAGGTGGCCGGCTACCACATCCCTAAAAAGTCACGCGTTATGATCAACTCGTGGGCCATCGGGCGTGACAAGGACTCGTGGGAGGACGCCGAGTCCTTCAAGCCCTCTAGGTTTTTGAAAGAAGGTGTGCCGGACTTTAAGGGGAGCAACTTCGAGTTCATTCCGTTCGGGTCCGGTCGGAGGTCGTGCCCGGGCATGCAGCTCGGGTTGTACTCGCTGGAGTTGGCGGTGGGGCATTTGCTCCACTGTTTTACGTGGGAGTTGCCTGATGGGATGAAACCCAGTGAGCTCGACATGAACGACGTGTTTGGACTCACCGCTCCCAGAGCCAGTCGACTCATTGCCGTACCGAGTAAAAGGGTGGTTTGTCCACTCTGAATCTGATGATCTCATGACGAGGATgagaaaaacagagtttgCATGTATTAATTGGTgtcccaaaatttcaagtaTACATAACAATGAAACGGCGACGCACAGGTAAATTgcggggttttttttttttttcttccttttttttatatttaaaatatttgggAAGAACccagaaaacaaataattgaaaagagactttggaaaaaagaaatgaggGAATTTGtattctctttctttgtgTATAAACACTCTCTTTGATTTGTTTCATATGTATGGAAAGTTGTCTTggattttctctctttttcctctttttttttttcccttactATTGTATTCAAATAATGGatcaatttgaaaaaaatatatatatttgtcacagtggaaaaaaaaaaaatattattgcaAACACTTGGTATATAATTTTGTGTAATTTGTAATTCTTTCTCGTGACTTTAGGGAATATATGTGGCTGGATGTgtgaatatttatattaagtTTGTATATGCTTGCGACTGAAGGTGTTCATACTGTCATCAGCAACTCCAAGAAATGACATTTTTGACTATTTCGCTTGCTATATAGTGCTAAATGTGAATCTCAATATAAGGCTCTATGGTGCATGAATGAGTCAGAGCAAAGTATTTTGGTGGGTCCATTGACAAAGTTTCTCAATAAATCAATCATGTGATGAAAGAGATAGACACAATTATACTAATACGGAGCATCAGAGTAGCCGCCCTGCCCGTGGTGCAATATGCATCAAACATGTGCATGGTGCAATATGCATCAAACATGTGCATGCAAAAGAGTGTTGTAATGCGCTTGGTGTAATATACTAGGTAATCACGAAAATTATACTAGTACTGAGCACCGGAGCAGAGTCCGTGCCCGTGGTGCAATATGCATCAAACATTTGCGTGCAAAAAAGTGTTGTAATGGGCCTGGTGGCAACAAAACATGTTTGTACTTGGTACAATTGatacagagaaagagagagggatatataaaatatattgagTTTAGGTAGGCAGTGAGGACAAGTGAGGAGGACGTGAGGCCtttcttgtgttttctttGGGTAGAATAATGAGACTGGGCATGAGGTTGAGAGGTGAGGTGAGGTGGAGGGAGGTTCCATCTGAGATTTTCCATCTGAGATTTCCCATCTTCAACAAACGTGGGATATGGACAATAGAGGACATAAGGGCCACCAATATGCAATCCAATCAGATTCAGTAGGatatttgtatattatattatacatCCTTGTTCCTTTTTGTAAAGTTGGTGGCTTGGTGCTTGAATAAGACCCCACTGTGCTTAGAAGTTTAGCTTGCGTTTGGGAAATGGAGTGGGATTGAATACTATCCTATCCAATCCAGTTTAAACACACCAACCTATTTCCATCCCaatccattttaattttaaggtctCTGTAGTTGCGTTGCGTGTATATGCAGCACTCAGATTAGACTGATGAGTTTTGAGGTCAAACTTCGGAACACCCCAGGATGTAGATGTGTACAGAGAAGATCTACAGATAGATGACAGGTGTATGTATAGATTGATATATGCGTTTTTATTTGTTAGATCGGAGGAAACCGAACTCTTAACTACTCGTCATAACCTATTACTCCAATTTCATTCCTCACCCCATTTGAGTTAACTCCCAAAGATTTTCAGTCACAAAATAAGTGTCCACTTGAACCGTTCATCTAGTGTTGAATAATTAGGAGTTATAATGAGAGGATCTTTAATAGTCACTGATTAATTGCACAGCTATTActgtaagatttttttttgttttttgttttaaaaagaaacaaaattattaatagATGCTATCAGACCGAGCCAAACCCAGCCCAACAAAATTATTGACGTTGGACTTGCATCATATTGGCacatgtgagagagagagagagagagagagagagagagagagagagagagagagaggacttAATTGAATTCTAACAAGATGAATATTTGGATTGCGTAATTGAATTCTTCCATGGGCTAGGCCCCACTTACAATGTCCTAATCTTTCACATCTTCATcatatttcttaaaaatacaacagcttgtaacccaaaaaaatgaaaagaaaaatacaacaccTTGAAAAGAATGAACCTTTTTCCCAGTTTCCCCTATGGGGTTTTGTCATCGTTAACTATAAAAAAACGTTTACAACAAGATACGAAGCACAGCAAGACCAACAGCAGAAATGGAAACAAGAGTACCTATGCAGTATTTTATGACATCATATTTTGCTGCTTCCACCTGTGCCCTTAGAGCATGAATTTCCTGGTAATAATATACAAGTAATAGTTAGTATAAGAAATTGTCCACTCCTAGTTCAATCGGAAAAGTATTCGCTCCAATTCTCACCCGATCAAGTTTGTTAGTAAGGTTATTAGTTTCTGCATTCTGATTTGATAGCTCTTCCCGTATCCTCCTACACTCGATAACCATAAGAATGAACAAGGAGGGTGAAAATCGTGACTGAAACAGAGGTTCCTGAGATGCTCAGAGGATAAAAAGTTTTAATGTATTCATTTACCCCCTTTCAAGATTCAAGTCCAACCGCTGCCCTGCAGTAACTTTGTCGATTTCATACCTGCATcacaatgaaaatatttgcATCCTGAAGATCATTACGAAAAAGCAAACACATACTGACAAGGAAACAGACAGAAAACAACAGTACAGTAACTCCGTAAATCAGACCTCAATTCGCTACGCATCTTTTCTATATCATTCCGAAGTTTTTCAGTCTCATGTtgcaacaaagaaaaatggtgTCCCTGCATCACatatttttcaatgaaattacCAATAGAAGCTAGCCCAGGAACTAATAAATGCTTATTTTTCATTGCAAGGATTCTTTAGATAACATAAGAGTTCAGCCTCTTTAGAGTCTTCCAGGaatttttaaacaaattaGCCAACAAATCAAGGTCACTTGGAAAAGATAACTCAATAACTATCCTTCTTGTGATCAATTATATCCACATTGGTAAACATGGCAAGAAAGTTAAAGAGAGATAAAGACATGGCTGTCAACCTTTCcaatatattgaaaaaaattcaattacatATAAAATTGGTTCCAAATGGGTTCCTTAATTTCATTCCATCTCCCCTATGCTGCCTATGAAATGAGAATTATGGTCTTCATAGAATAGTTTAGTAAATTCATGCccagaaaatcaaatatagAAGATTAGGAGACTGAAATGCCAACCAAAGTAACCAAATGTATGACTGAAATCCTAAATGTTTGGCTTATAGTTGCTGGTAAGATCTACAATCAGAAGCACGCCACACCATGCAACAGCCACCCAGAAAATGGAGGCATCATACTTTAGGTCCATGAACACTACAAAACATTTTAATGCCCAAATATTATGATCAGCCATGATGGGGGCACAATCATTTATCATAATGCTCTCACACACATACAAAAACGGCGGGGACTAGGGGCATATTTCATGAAAATCACTATTTAGTCTAACTCAAAATTAGATAGGAGAAGCACTAAAATCATGTCTATTGGAGTTGACGGGAGATTAGAGACAACAGTTTCAGTTGAAATCTAATCTGGATTGGCATACCATCAATGATTTACTGGTTATTTATGCATGACAAACACAACTGAAAGTTGTGACCAATTACAAAGGGTATTCCAGAAATGTCACTCAGTCACAATGTTTGCATGCAAGACAATAATAAGATTTGGGATGGGAACTAGAAGAATATAATCCACAATTCCTGGCTGCTCATAATCAACAGAAGTTTAACAAGCGACATAAGTTCTTGGTTTACCAAAAGAACCAAACAAAGACATTAccagaaagaaaattcaacaaCAATCAAATAGAAAACCACCAGCCGACGTAGTGATTAACGTAAGGAACTAGTAAGTACCTGTGCGCTTTGAAtttcggatttgaatttggacaAATTGGATTCTTGGATCATCTCGGTCTGATATTATGCACACAAAAAACCCAATTGGATAATTAAATTGTCTcctcatgaattgatgaacgCCAATATACACAGAGGTAATCAAGCATAGAAAAGTAACAGTAAAAATGAGAATCACTTACTTTCTGCATCTCTCCTTTGGAAACAAATGAATTAGACACATTTTCCAAGCTATCGTTCAAAACTTCAGTAATGGCAGCTGTTATCGCCTCGGCATGCTTTGAGGGCACGCCTTGGCCCTCTAACCTCCTAACCTAGACGAAATGCAGCATATAATTAGGCTCAATTACAGCCTACTCCGATGTCACTGTAATTTCTTTTGccatttgaaattttcacaAACTTGTCATTTTCAGAAATTCAAATAACATCGTATAGATAAGTGAATTTGGAAAATTGAATGTAAGAGAGCGATGTGATTGCTCACCAAGGCTAATGTGTCGACGAGAAACAATCGCTTTCCATTAGATTTGACGAGCTGAGAAATCAGTCTGCAATCCAAATGCCTGTACTCCAAAGACGGAGACACCGCAACTTTCGAAGCAGCAGGACCTCCGAAACCGGACAATCCGAACCCCGAATTGGTTCCTAATTGCCCGACCCGTTTACAAGCCGCAGCAGCGGCCATTCGAATTCGATTTCGGCAGAACCTGATTTCCGAATGCTAATTGAAAATCTCAAGCCCCAAAAATATCAATCGATTCTGAATCGGCGTCTGAAACCTTCCTTTGATCGGTCAAACAAATCGCGCGAAGAACAATGAGAGAATCTTCACACAGGAAAGAGATATGCGAACCGTTTCGTTACTGAGAAAATGCAAGGAAACGCGAGAATGCAATAATGAAACGAAAACTGAATCCGATCCAGTACCTGTATCGGAAAAGCTACGAAACGGGGCTAAGAGCGttaggagaagaagagaaagaagactTTATTGTTAACTGAGAAATCCAAAAGGAGAGGACGAACCTGGATAGGCTTGTTTGTCCTTGTGTCCTTCTCGAGATTCgcgaagagaagaaagagaagaggatcGGCAAAGAAAGAGTTTGGGTTTGATTTCGCGGTTGCTTGCTTGCTAGCTTGTTGCTATTTTATTAGCTTTTGCCCCAAACGGCGCGCACcacctttttctatttttatttttgcgaACTACTAATAATTGAACACAAACTGCTAATTATCTTAAGCACGTTTCTTAATTAAGTAGTTGTATTATCGTCTCTACGATAATTCCGACCTTTTTAGCTGGGGGCAGGCAGGTCCATTGGTCATGGACTCATGGGGGTGCTGCTAATTAAACTCTGGCTTTTCTAATGAACCAGCTCACAAGACCAATACATTATCTTCAGCTACTCTTACTGGTTTAGTTAGAGAAACCCCCGTtacctaaaaataaaagagcaaagaaaaaaatatggacTGGAATACGAATATGGCAAGAGAAAAATGAGTATCAAGATGTGCGTGAGCAGGTACATTAATGTCGCTCACACGTGCGTGTGCACGACGCACGGATATTAATGTCGCCCATGCGTGCATGTACACGAACATTTGCACACGTACATTTGCTCACAGACAGATGCATGTGTAGAGAAGAGACATAAACTTCATTCCTTCCTTGCAACAACACCTCAGCTAAATTCAATTCACTTACATGATTGTTATGTAACCAGTTCTCTGAGAAAGGTTATACAAAGGTTGCTTATGAGAATCATAACGTTAAAAGTAGCATATATCACGGTTGTACGCTAGTGTTACGGCAATCGTACGGTAAGATTAGCAAATAGCTCAATTTGGATTTCATTGTATCATACATAACAAAACCTCTTgttcagacccaaaaaaaaaaaaacagaacctCATGTTACCTTCCTCCACAACTAAATAAACAGTTAGAGAACAAATAATAATCACCACCTACGACTAACAGTTGCACTAACATTATATTGCTCAAAATGTGGAGTGAGGTGTTATAAACAAGCACAGAAACCAGGTCGACTTGAAGCCGAATCCCGCTTCTTGAGTATATTTATTCATTCGTCCAATATCTTCAACAAGCCATCTTACTTTGATCTCCCTCTGTATGGGAACAAAAAATCTGAGAGACTTCCTTTTATGTAGTTACCTACTTTATACACGTTCTTAGTCACCCCTGAAGCAACAAGATCTGCATTTCTTGAAAACCTACACATTCATTAACAAACACCAGATAAGATAACCCTTACGAATTAAGGCTTAAAGTTTCGTAAAACCAGGATTTCATATTCTTCACTTGAATAGTCTAATCATATGCTTACTTGTTCAAGAAAACAGTTCCAGCAGATTGAGTAGGTGGTTGGTGCCTCTGAGTCTGAGGGACTTCACGAGCATCTAGAAGGTAAAGAAAAGGGATAAATAGCTGACAACAGATGATAATGTAAcatttaatgaaaaataatacttaTTTTTGGTACACAACTTTTTCTAAATCATTTATAGAAACCAAATACTATATAGTTAATATATTCTTAACCAAAGTGACCATCTCTGGAATGTATATCAGTAACTAGCAGAATTAAGCTAAGTTCAGTGGAATTATACTCACACGACCTCACTATCTACATGTCATTTTTGCAGGAAGACCTTGACTATATTGAAGGCAAACTATTGTAAGAAACACCTGGAAAGAGAATgacaagtaaaaaaaaaaaaagagactggtaaacaaattttttttccttaccCTCTTTGTGATGAACATGGGTAGAAAGAGGAGCGGCAGCTGGTGACGTTTTATGGATTCTTTTGCCAACCAAAAGCTGCAGCAACTCATTTAGTCAGATTGCTTGCTAAACAAAAACTAATGCACGCAAAAGGAGCTGTTTAATTAGAAATTTCATGTGCCCATAAAGTCAACTTGCTACACAGACCATATTACTTCCAGCTATCTAAGAACAATCCCGCTCCAATTTGcaccaaaaactcaaaagtcACGACCTCCGTGAATAGCTCATAGCTGATTATCATTATCATACAACATATTGAGATCTCGTATAACATGATCTCATTATGTAAACTGTAAAGCAAGGTAAAGTAATAACTAATCCAATTaacatgaaaattaaattaaaagacaGAGAAAAACAATTGCAAATCTCCATGCATTTAAGCAACCAATTAAAGTCAATAATCAAGCACATGAACCCCCACATCTCATATAAGCACATAATAAAATGTTTCATTGTGTGAGTTTTTGAgcgaaagagaaagagagggtgAGAGATTACCTCCAAGCCAACACAAACGGGCAATTCTGATGTGTTCTTTTGAGAAGGGTCTTCTTTAATTCGATCCAAATACATAGAGTAACCAGCACAAGCATAACGAAAATCAGCAAGATGTCGATCCTCTTTAGAAGCCTCCATCTCAGTTGCTGCAACTACTGAGTCAGGCACTGGTCACCAAATCTACATATTAGTAGGTAGGCCAATACGACTTtcatataaaaaga
Above is a genomic segment from Prunus dulcis chromosome 7, ALMONDv2, whole genome shotgun sequence containing:
- the LOC117635935 gene encoding cytochrome P450 84A1, giving the protein MDSLLQALQPLQPMTPFFIIPFLFLSGLVFLYRSRRRSPYPPGPTGLPIIGNMLMMDQITHRGLAKLAKQYGGIFHLRMGFLHMVGISNPDVARQVLQVQDNIFSNRPATIAISYLTYDRADMAFAHYGPFWRQMRKLCVMKLFSRKRAESWDAVRDEVDTAVRTVAVQAGSAVNIGELVFSLTKNIIYRAAFGTSSEEGQDEFIGILQEFSKLFGAFNIADFLPCLGWVDPQGLNNRLARARQSLDRFIDSIIDDHIQKKKKSEGSNGGETDMVDELLAFYSDEAKVNESDDNLQNAINLTRDNIKAIIMDVMFGGTETVASAIEWAMAELMRNPEELKRVQQELADVVGLDRRPEEGDFEKLTYLKCALKETLRLHPPIPLLLHETAEDAEVAGYHIPKKSRVMINSWAIGRDKDSWEDAESFKPSRFLKEGVPDFKGSNFEFIPFGSGRRSCPGMQLGLYSLELAVGHLLHCFTWELPDGMKPSELDMNDVFGLTAPRASRLIAVPSKRVVCPL
- the LOC117635682 gene encoding protein FMP32, mitochondrial, encoding MAAAAACKRVGQLGTNSGFGLSGFGGPAASKVAVSPSLEYRHLDCRLISQLVKSNGKRLFLVDTLALVRRLEGQGVPSKHAEAITAAITEVLNDSLENVSNSFVSKGEMQKTEMIQESNLSKFKSEIQSAQGHHFSLLQHETEKLRNDIEKMRSELRYEIDKVTAGQRLDLNLERGRIREELSNQNAETNNLTNKLDREIHALRAQVEAAKYDVIKYCIGTLVSISAVGLAVLRILL
- the LOC117633439 gene encoding uncharacterized protein LOC117633439 isoform X2; this encodes MEASKEDRHLADFRYACAGYSMYLDRIKEDPSQKNTSELPVCVGLELLVGKRIHKTSPAAAPLSTHVHHKEDAREVPQTQRHQPPTQSAGTVFLNKFSRNADLVASGVTKNVYKVGNYIKGSLSDFLFPYRGRSK
- the LOC117633439 gene encoding uncharacterized protein LOC117633439 isoform X1, which codes for MATNKSTEKEKGPEKVSNKGRSCKGTLYYSTALKSKAYNPICLGVPRTLPQVPDSVVAATEMEASKEDRHLADFRYACAGYSMYLDRIKEDPSQKNTSELPVCVGLELLVGKRIHKTSPAAAPLSTHVHHKEDAREVPQTQRHQPPTQSAGTVFLNKFSRNADLVASGVTKNVYKVGNYIKGSLSDFLFPYRGRSK